DNA sequence from the Poecile atricapillus isolate bPoeAtr1 chromosome 12, bPoeAtr1.hap1, whole genome shotgun sequence genome:
tttataaaaaaaaaaaaaaaaaggaaaaaatactttaaaactgTTAGATgtaatacaaattattttatagcATAAAATCAAGTTGCCAGTGTATGTATCAGTACCACACTTCAGAGTCTTGGGCTCCCACTGCTGATGAGTGGTCCTTTCTGCCCACCCTGGGGGTTGGGACCCCCCTGAGATCCATCCACTTCTCGGGGTCAGCCCAAGCAGCACCAAGGTTTCTACAGAGTGAGGTTTAGCACCCGGAGACAGAGCACAGGAAGGTTCTTCTAGTTTAAATTTCATAGAAACAGCTACAGCTGTAAACGGAAGAAATCACTTCCACATCTAAGAACACCTCATGGATATCCTTTGGACACACAATTCCTGAACTGTTCAGCTTcagctgttttaaaaaacaaacaagtagTTCAGAAATCATTCACAAAGCaaaggttaaaatctgtgtCTTCACAGTGAGTCTTTTCTGTGAATTAAGACATACACATTGCATCTCTATTCAGTAACAAACCGAAGGACCTGGAAACACACACTGATTATTCTGACctcccaaaacaagacaaaatcCAGCCATGGGATTATGTGAAGTCTGTATTTGTCAACTGCcgacagaagaaaaataaagcatggGAGAAACAGAACTGATTGTAAACTGAAGCACTGGACTACTTACAATAAAAGGCACCAAGAATTccaggggaggaaaaaggaaggaggatCACAAAAGGAGAATGCCCAGTGAATGGAAAAGCTCACTGGATTTGTCCTGAAGCTTGCCCTCATAAAAAGCAGAGGCTGGAGGAAAGCAGCTACTAGCCAGGACTTTTACTCCTGCCAGAGAGTGACAGAAATACAAAGCATTTAAATAACCAGGTTCTCCAAAGTGAGTAAAAAGTCTTTGATGGTTCAAAGTTCCCCCTGCTCATTTTCATCACTATCATGTTATTCTCCTCAGCACTGTTGTGCAATCCATTTACTAACTAATCTAAGTGGGGATAAGGTGTTCTGGCATAATGTAATCAACAGTGTAACCAAATCAAATAAATTGATTAAGCAGTTGAATTTTATCTCGCTATACTCTCTTCCAGTTCACTCCAGGATGGCTGCTTGAGCCTACAGAAATGGAGGAGTTGTGCAATAATACTTGCTCACAAGATTTCTTCTCCACAAAATGGTTGTAATTCAGTTAGGAATAACCACAAAAAGATGCAGGATTAAAAGATTTCAGTAtgtaaaaaagtaaaaacttttaaaaacagtaGTAGCTTCAGTACAAAACTGCAAAtacatgtagaaaaaaaaaaaaagtagactTTTAATTCCAGGCACCTCTTAAGACTAGTTCAAACATATCACAGACTTTTAAAAGTACATTTCTGAATAAAGCAAAGGTTATGGGCTTGCACCGGGGTCAGTTGATTTAGGTCTGACCAGCATAAAAACAAACCATGTGCACTGgcttaaataaatacattttaaacatGATAAAGACTATTTACTCAGTTACTGAAATTTACCTACAGAAAATAATCTTGAATTACAAGGCACGGAGTTAATTGCTGCCTGCAAGTCCAGCCCACACTAAAGGCCTACAGCTAAAGCAAAGGCAGAACGTGGTAAGTAGAGGTTATCTCAGTGAATTCTCTACACCCTCACAGCCTTCAGGGCAGGAACCACATCTGGAACAGCACTTCCTCTGCAAGTGCAAGAGACACAAAGACACTCCAGGCAATGGCACTTGGTGAAGAAAAACGTGCAGAGTCTGTAGGCTTCTGCAAATATCCTGCAGAACGGGTGTTTTCGTACTGCCTGTGCTCAGCGTTTGGAACTCTGTGTTGGTTCATTAACCACAGGTACCAGTATTTGGATTAATTGCAATTTATAATCTGTGGGTTGCAATTGGCTAAAGCAGCACTAAAATGAGCACGTCTCAGATTAAAAAAACTGCAGTTAGTGTCAGCATCGGTTACACCAGCTGAAGAAAGGCACATCCTCTTCAAATAGTGGAATTAGGGCACAAATACCAACATTTCTATCCAAAAAGTGGAATTAGGGAACAAATGCAAACGTTTCTATCCACCTGGTATTTTTGCCAGCATCACATAAAACAAGGTCAAATTAACACAAGATCCCTAAAAACCTTGTTGATATATTTTCTGTTATCTCGCTAAAATGAGGCACTTTTTTCTCTGACCAGGGTATACACCAGTGCAGTTTTGCATGTGTGGGAATCACAAGAAAAAGCAAGTTCTGAATGACCAATTGAGGCTGCAGCCAGACAAAGACAGCACTGTCAACTTCAGACAACAAAGCCCAGTCCAGCACCAGTGGTTTCACACAAAGTATCTTTGAAGCATGCTGCTTTCATACCACGGAGCTGGAAGGTTGAGTCTAAGGAAGGGCTCATGCGCTCACTCCTCAGCTGGTCCCGGAACCACACATAAAGAACAGTGCACATCCTGAAAATAAAAGCCAGCTGCCACTTACTAGAGCTGCTAAAGAAGGTTAAAAAGTATGTAAATAGAATTTCAGTTAAAAAGAGTGTATAATAGCTGAGCAtccaagagaggaaaaaaccgCCCAGGTAATCCTATCCAGTGACTGGCTAACCATTACAGACTGAACTGAAAACAGGAAGAAGCGTGGGTTCCTGTAAACAGAACCTCCAAATTTTCTGTCAGTCTTctcacagaaaaacaaagaaggaaTTTGCCATAAAAATCTCAGATGTTGGCCCCAAGAATGTTAGGAACTGAAGCAATTAATTCCTCAAGAGCAAACAGGCTGCTGTCAAGTCTCTGGGATTCATCAAAGGGATTACACTGAAAATCTCATTTTGAGAAGTGTCATCCCAAATACCTCAGTCAGCCTGAGAAGGTAACTGTTAAAACTTTATTCTCAGGGTGCTAAGTCTCTTTGGACAGTGAAGTAAAATCTCAGTTTAGAAGATTATGGAAGACTTGAATCTAAACTACTCTTCCACTTCTCCACCTCAAAACTATGAAAATCACTCATTTGAGTGAGTCATCATTATTTTAAGTTCCTTACATAAGGAGAAATCAGCTCCTGCTTCTATTAATAAATCATTGCAGGTATTATCTTGGTCTTGCTCATTGCATTAACCATGCCTAATGCTAACTCTTCATACAGTCAATCACAGTTCACTGTAAGGTGAATCTCGGTAATAGTTCAGGCATTTTTGCAAGTAAACAAATTGTTTTCAAGCTTTAAATTGACAAAACTGGACAGCCAGACTTCTGTTTGTAAAACAAATTCAATCAGTAAATAAAggatgggaaaagcagcagctacACTTAAAGCAAAATTATATCAGAATTTATGCTTTTCAGCAAATCTAGTAACTGATGGCTATCTAGTAAAGAAGTAGCTTCAAAGAGGTctcctcttttattttcctccacTAAAATAATCAAGTGatccctggagaagctggagacTGGAACTTCAgaaataaagtaggtatttgaCCTCtcaattggaaaaaaaaaacctgttctgTTTCAGTTTCCCTGAAGCAGTAAGACTGCAAGAATATTCATTGTATAAACCATTTCTGCTTAGAGCTGTTAGTGCAAGATGCAAATCTTCAATTTAACTCGTTAAAAAGCCCTCCAAGATTCTAGTCAACTTCCAACATCCATCAACCAAGGCAACTACAATAAGACACATTTTCTTGTGTTCTTCTTTGTCACAGGATACAGAACTGCACGGACAGCTTCAGCAAACACCTCCCGAACACCCTCCTGATTCAATGCTGAGCACTCCAAATATTTGACTGCTCCAATTTGTTTAGCCAGTGAAGTCCCCTGCTGCGGGGTAGTGGGAGCCAAGCTCTGCTCTTTCAACTTTTTAACCGTTTCCAGGTCACTTCTCAAGTCTCTCTTCGTGCCCACTAAAAGGATGGGGACATTTGGACAGTGGTGAGAAACTTCAGGGTGCCATTTGTGCCTCACATTTGCATAGGAAGAGGGGCTGCCAATGGAGAAACAGATGATGAAGACGTTAGTTTGGGGATAGGAAAGCGTGCGCAGGCGGTCGTACTCCTCCTGGCCCGCAGTGTCCCAGAGGTTCAGGCTGACTGTCCGGCCATCCACGGTCATCTGGGCACTGTAGTTGTCAAACACAGTAGGGATGTACTCTTCTGGGAAGGCATTGGTGGTGTAGCTGATGAGGAGACAAGTTTTTCCCACCGCACCATCTCCGACAACCACGCACTTTATAGTCTGCATTCTTCACCCAGAAACAAATTCCTGCACAAAACAAGAAGAGAGGAGTTAGGCCAAGCATGCTCAGTGGTGGTCACTGTAAAGATAAGCTTTAGCAAGTGTTTTTAATATAGCTGAGGATTTCTTATCACATTCAGTGTCTCAAGCCACTCTGAAGGGCTCGAGGCTAGAAAGACAATAGTGAAATGGAGATGCAATGAGTGGAGAGCTAAGTGACAATTGGCTGCATTCCAACCATGTAAGTACAAATTAGCCAAATTCCCACAATCTTGCCTTACTGCCAGACTGTTTCCCACAGGCAAAAGGACAAGTCCTTAGAGGCACCTGCAAGTGGAAAGGGATTGTGACACAGTAACAAGATACTCTGTCGTTTGTAGGTTCACATATCCACctctgtacacacacacacacacacactctccaACACTCACACTTGCCTACCCAGTCTGCTACCTAAACAGTTTACCACAATGAAAGGTCCAAAAGTTATATAAAAAATCAAGATATTAATTTCTGGGCTGGACTGCTACTGCTTATAATAATAATTCACTACACTCAGATCAATCAGTCCTGAATAAACTACATTATTTACAGGACACCAGATAAAAGGTTCAGAAAGCAGCACATTCAAGAAAAGCTGTTATTTGAAATCTAACTAGCCATCGTAACCCAGATTAAAATCCATAAAGAATTTTTCTAAATAAGCCAAGAACAGATTACTCTCACTAATCACTGACAGAACAAGCAGGACTTAATAGGCTTGAGTTACTTTGTGTCCTCTAAATAATGAGCATGAGAAAAATACACACCCTAAAAGATCAGCACTAATACAGCTTTCCTGGGGAATTGTTACTCAGGAGATTCTTGTGACTTAGAGGTTTTCCGTATCCCTTTCCTGAGATGTGAAGACTAGGTTTGACAGTCAAACTGATACAGTCTAAAacacaattaattttaaactttcATCACATGAACAGTAAGAAGTTTTAAAATAGCAGGGAACTAACTACAAGCAGTCATTTGTTGTACATTTCTTGTGTGCTGGAGCTTCCACTGCTAGCCTGGACAAGAAGGAACTTGCATCTGCCTTCTCACCCAAATGCCTTTGAGGTACTATCAGTAATCCTCAACCTGCAACCAGTAGAAAATACCCTGCTTCAAACAGAAGAGAATACGGGAAGAACTTTTGAGCAGGGCCTGTTATGATAGAACATTGGGTAAAGGCTTTAAACTAGGAAAAGAttgatttagattagatataaggTAGAAGTTATttacagtgagggtggtgaaacactggcacaggctgcccagagaaactgtggctgccccatccctggaaacattgaaggccaggctggatggggccctgagcagcctgattTCATTGAAGATGTCCCCACTCACTGCAAGGTGGTTGAACCAGATGACTTCcaaaggttccttccaaccttAACTATTTTGACTGCATATTCCAGAAAGATCTCAGCTCTAACACCATCAAAGTAGCAAAGGGAATATAGGACTTCAAGACCATCCAAGCAAATGAACAATTCATTTCCATTTAAGCCTCAGCTTTGTCCTTTTAGATGAAGTCTTTATCTGCATCCCCATTCTCACTGGGAGCACACGATTCTTCTGAACTAAGTGAAAACAGGCTACCTGAAGCTTTGACACAAAGCTGCATCAGGCAGCTGGAGTGACACTGACTGCTCACCACAACACACAGTGCTTAAGGAAGTATCAATGTGTGTACACAGACACTACAGAAACCCCCAGTGGCCACACAGGGTGGGAAGGAATCACCTTATGCTGTTTGTGCTGCCAAAGCCTGGCTGGAGCATACAGGGCAGGTTTTAAAGCCCATTCCTACACTTTATATCAAACCCTGAAGTACCAAAACATGCTGTGCCAGAAACCTTCGTGGTGACCACCACTGCTTCCAGAGCAAAGGTTTTTGTCCCAAATGAACCATCTGTGGAACAGACAATTCATTTTGACCAGCCAGTAATAAGTGACATCACAGAGATGGCAGAGCTAAATCAGCAACAAAAGTCTCATGAAGAACAAGATGATACACAAAGCCTTTTATATGCCCAACCCCTAGCttctaaaataaacaaattgcAAACACTTGTAAACAGATCTCTCtttaaaacccaaacaagctCCCCCAAGGACTTAAATCTCTTTGCACTTCTGTCCAGAGCTCTGCACAGAGCGACAGGATATCCCCAAAGTGCACCCCAGCCTGCACATGACATGGCTGAGGATCATCACACCCGCACTGTCAGGCAACACAGCTTCCCaaagggaaaaattccaaaGACAAGTGTATCCCAG
Encoded proteins:
- the LOC131583380 gene encoding rho-related GTP-binding protein RhoG-like, whose protein sequence is MQTIKCVVVGDGAVGKTCLLISYTTNAFPEEYIPTVFDNYSAQMTVDGRTVSLNLWDTAGQEEYDRLRTLSYPQTNVFIICFSIGSPSSYANVRHKWHPEVSHHCPNVPILLVGTKRDLRSDLETVKKLKEQSLAPTTPQQGTSLAKQIGAVKYLECSALNQEGVREVFAEAVRAVLYPVTKKNTRKCVLL